In Saimiri boliviensis isolate mSaiBol1 chromosome 12, mSaiBol1.pri, whole genome shotgun sequence, one genomic interval encodes:
- the TFAP4 gene encoding transcription factor AP-4 isoform X1: MEYFMVPTQKVPSLQHFRKTEKEVIGGLCSLANIPLTPETQRDQERRIRREIANSNERRRMQSINAGFQSLKTLIPHTDGEKLSKAAILQQTAEYIFSLEQEKTRLLQQNTQLKRFIQELSGSSPKRRRAEDKDEGIGSPDIWEDEKAEDLRREMIELRQQLDKERSVRMMLEEQVRSLEAHMYPEKLKVIAQQVQLQQQQEQVRLLHQEKLEREQQHLRTQLLPPPAPTHHPTVIVPAPPPPPSHHINVVTMGPSSVINSVSTSRQNLDTIVQAIQHIEGTQEKQELEEEQRRAVIVKPVRSCPEAATSDTASDSEASDSDAMDQSREEPSGDGELP; the protein is encoded by the exons CCTTGCCAACATTCCACTGACCCCGGAGACTCAGCGGGACCAGGAGCGGCGGATTCGACGGGAGATCGCCAACAGCAACGAGCGGAGGCGCATGCAGAGCATCAACGCGGGCTTTCAGTCTCTCAAGACCCTCATCCCCCACACAGACGGAGAGAAGCTCAGCAAG GCAGCCATTCTCCAGCAGACAGCCGAGTACATCTTCTCCCTGGAGCAGGAGAAGACCAGGCTCTTGCAGCAGAACACACAGCTCAAGCGCTTCATCCAG GAGCTGAGCGGCTCGTCCCCCAAGCGACGGCGGGCAGAGGACAAGGACGAAGGCATCGGCTCTCCGGACATCTGGGAGGACGAGAAGGCGGAGGACTTGCGGCGGGAGATGATTGAGCTTCGGCAGCAGCTGGACAAGGAGCGCTCCGTGCGCATGATGCTGGAGGAGCAG GTGCGCTCGCTGGAGGCCCACATGTACCCAGAAAAGCTCAAGGTGATCGCGCAGCAggtgcagctgcagcagcagcaggaacaggTGAGGCTGTTGCACCAGGAGAAGCTGGAGCGGGAGCAGCAGCACCTGCGGACCCAG CTCCTGCCCCCTCccgcccccacccaccaccccacAGTGATCGTGCCGGCAccgcctccccctccctcccaccacatCAACGTTGTCACCATGGGCCCCTCCTCAGTCATCAACTCTGTTTCCACATCCCGGCAAAATCTGGACACCATCGTGCAG GCAATCCAGCACATCGAGGGCACCCAGGAAAAGCAGGAGTTGGAGGAGGAGCAGAGGCGAGCTGTCATCGTGAAGCCGGTCCGAAGCTGCCCGGAGGCCGCCACCTCTGACACTGCCTCCGACTCCGAGGCCTCAGACAGTGATGCCATGGACCAGAGCCGGGAGGAACCCTCAGGGGACGGGGAGCTTCCCTGA
- the TFAP4 gene encoding transcription factor AP-4 isoform X2 yields MQSINAGFQSLKTLIPHTDGEKLSKAAILQQTAEYIFSLEQEKTRLLQQNTQLKRFIQELSGSSPKRRRAEDKDEGIGSPDIWEDEKAEDLRREMIELRQQLDKERSVRMMLEEQVRSLEAHMYPEKLKVIAQQVQLQQQQEQVRLLHQEKLEREQQHLRTQLLPPPAPTHHPTVIVPAPPPPPSHHINVVTMGPSSVINSVSTSRQNLDTIVQAIQHIEGTQEKQELEEEQRRAVIVKPVRSCPEAATSDTASDSEASDSDAMDQSREEPSGDGELP; encoded by the exons ATGCAGAGCATCAACGCGGGCTTTCAGTCTCTCAAGACCCTCATCCCCCACACAGACGGAGAGAAGCTCAGCAAG GCAGCCATTCTCCAGCAGACAGCCGAGTACATCTTCTCCCTGGAGCAGGAGAAGACCAGGCTCTTGCAGCAGAACACACAGCTCAAGCGCTTCATCCAG GAGCTGAGCGGCTCGTCCCCCAAGCGACGGCGGGCAGAGGACAAGGACGAAGGCATCGGCTCTCCGGACATCTGGGAGGACGAGAAGGCGGAGGACTTGCGGCGGGAGATGATTGAGCTTCGGCAGCAGCTGGACAAGGAGCGCTCCGTGCGCATGATGCTGGAGGAGCAG GTGCGCTCGCTGGAGGCCCACATGTACCCAGAAAAGCTCAAGGTGATCGCGCAGCAggtgcagctgcagcagcagcaggaacaggTGAGGCTGTTGCACCAGGAGAAGCTGGAGCGGGAGCAGCAGCACCTGCGGACCCAG CTCCTGCCCCCTCccgcccccacccaccaccccacAGTGATCGTGCCGGCAccgcctccccctccctcccaccacatCAACGTTGTCACCATGGGCCCCTCCTCAGTCATCAACTCTGTTTCCACATCCCGGCAAAATCTGGACACCATCGTGCAG GCAATCCAGCACATCGAGGGCACCCAGGAAAAGCAGGAGTTGGAGGAGGAGCAGAGGCGAGCTGTCATCGTGAAGCCGGTCCGAAGCTGCCCGGAGGCCGCCACCTCTGACACTGCCTCCGACTCCGAGGCCTCAGACAGTGATGCCATGGACCAGAGCCGGGAGGAACCCTCAGGGGACGGGGAGCTTCCCTGA